The Neurospora crassa OR74A linkage group IV, whole genome shotgun sequence genome has a segment encoding these proteins:
- a CDS encoding potassium channel protein: MGQQSSPSSARRRGRLNSDRPTSIFTFSDPVRSRPRPNPTSSSREPPPNNEVRTLFNGHINLRGRNDNLPQKWWPASTAIPLLVATIGPLSHVLSIASLVTTWKVTLPDSGILPDGKDDNGIGIPDPKWEINANIVSLICGFAGNFFLLLNFTGRVRYVVAIPAAVGAWVFSSGILVAILLAMHIHSPPVWPEIYSQGYYHAIFSAFFYALGAVLLAINMLGYLRGYYPQQFDLDDDQRTLILQTMLFFVWLAGGGAVFAWLEDWPGGFCDGLYYCDVTILTIGFGDFAPATTAGRAFLMPFQTLGLLFLGLVISSVSRFAANISADKIIKRHQEHSRRSTVGMSVTNENELREKLGLPPKRKVSNARGGNGGRRAFSARRSSLAQYGRLEVAGRMVTFRRHSRAEVGGASEGHSVERAADAKGGENENRTKEEEARQKMLKFDFGNDNGKGAEEITRNGSGEKSLSQDKRKQRRQKLLLLKDDRDRFETMRQIQDETKRWKQYWALAMAFLAFSILWGFGAVVFMLTEARISNLSYFDSLYFCWVWLVTIGYGDIAPKSNIGKPFFIVWSLIAVPIITVLFQEMSSTVVRAVNRGAFKVADWTIMPTSKRGVLDKYIQNHPWLQKFVGKRQDAEESAREAGAGTEQPGNLEGPAEGADEQEEDLPSLLSKTIKSIAHDLRFSPQKRYSYEEWQLFTKLIQFTQREEEVDDEGITMTGDWLSEDSPLLADITEAEWVLDRLCESLDRYTRSSSHQKPRPQPKHGEATDAELDPLRIETEQRLLNNIEEESERGRRNRDVSPS, translated from the exons ATGGGGCAACAGTCATCCCCGTCAAGTGCTAGAAGACGAGGTCGTCTAAACTCCGATCGACCAACATCAATATTCACCTTCTCAGACCCCGTCCGATCAAGGCCACGGCCCAACCCGACCTCTTCCTCTAGAGAGCCACCGCCAAACAATGAAGTCCGCACCCTCTTCAACGGGCATATCAATTTGCGCGGTCGAAATGACAATCTGCCTCA AAAATGGTGGCCTGCTTCGACCGCCATCcccctcctcgtcgccaCCATTGGTCCGCTCTCCCACGTTCTGTCCATTGCTTCACTGGTAACCACCTGGAAAGTGACTCTTCCCGACTCCGGCATCCTGCCCGATGGCAAAGATGACAATGGAATTGGCATTCCGGACCCAAAGTGGGAGATCAACGCCAACATTGTTTCGCTGATTTGTGGATTTGCGGGcaacttcttcttgttgctgaATTTCACAGGGAGGGTGAGGTACGTGGTTGCTATACCGGCGGCAGTGGGGGCGTGGGTGTTTAGTTCTGGTATT TTGGTTGCGATCCTCCTGGCGATGCATATTCATTCGCCGCCGGTTTGGCCCGAGATATACTCCCAGGGGTATTATCATGCCATCTTCTCAGCCTTCTTTTATGCTCTGGGAGCGGTTTTGTTGGCGATCAACATGCTTGGTTACTTGAGGGGGTATTACCCGCAGCAGTTCGACCTCGACGATGACCAAAGGACACTGATCTTGCAGACCATGCTCTTCTTCGTTTGGTTGGCGGGCGGAGGAGCGGTGTTTGCGTGGTTGGAAGACTGGCCTGGGGGCTTTTGTGACGGATTGTATTATTGTGATGTT ACAATCCTAACCATAGGCTTCGGTGACTTCGCACCCGCTACGACCGCCGGCAGGGCATTCCTCATGCCTTTCCAAACTCTCGGTCTTCTGTTTCTCGGTCTGGTCATCTCCAGCGTCAGCCGATTCGCCGCCAACATCTCGGCCGACAAGATCATCAAGCGACATCAGGAACACTCAAGACGGTCGACAGTGGGCATGTCGGTGACGAATGAAAACGAGCTGAGAGAGAAGTTGGGTTTGCCACCAAAAAGAAAGGTGAGCAACGCAAGGGGGGGAaatggagggaggagagcgtTTAGTGCGAGGAGGTCATCGTTGGCGCAGTATGGTCGGTTGGAGGTTGCGGGCAGGATGGTCACTTTTCGACGGCATTCTCGGGCTGAGGTTGGTGGTGCAAGCGAGGGCCATTCGGTCGAGAGGGCTGCTGACGCAAAAGGGGGAGAAAATGAGAACAGAaccaaagaggaggaggcaaggCAGAAGATGCTGAAGTTTGACTTTGGTAATGATAACGGAAAGGGGGCTGAAGAGATTACGAGAAATGGCAGTGGCGAGAAATCTTTATCACAGGACAAGAGAAAGCAAAGAAGACAGAAACTATTGCTTTTGAAGGATGACAGGGATCGGTTCGAAACCATGAGGCAAATCCAAGACGAGACCAAGCGGTGGAAGCA GTACTGGGCCCTCGCCATGGCCTTCTTAGCCTTCTCCATTCTTTGGGGGTTCGGTGCCGTCGTCTTCATGCTCACCGAAGCGCGGATATCAAATCTTTCCTACTTTGACTCGCTGTACTTTTGCTGGGTGTGGCTAGTCACCATTGG ATATGGCGACATCGCTCCCAAGTCCAACATCGGCAAGCCGTTTTTCATCGTCTGGTCGCTCATTGCCGTACCAATCATCACCGTTCTCTTCCAAGAAATGTCGTCCACCGTCGTCAGAGCCGTCAACCGTGGTGCATTCAAGGTGGCTGACTGGACCATCATGCCGACGTCGAAGCGTGGGGTGCTAGACAAGTACATCCAGAACCATCCTTGGTTGCAAAAATTCGTGGGTAAAAGACAGGACGCGGAAGAGTCCGCACGTGAAGCTGGCGCGGGCACTGAGCAGCCAGGAAATCTAGAAGGGCCAGCTGAAGGTGCTGACGAACAGGAAGAAGACCTCCCCTCGCTGCTCTCCAAAACCATCAAGTCCATAGCGCATGACCTCCGCTTCTCCCCTCAAAAGCGGTATTCGTACGAAGAATGGCAGCTCTTTACCAAGCTGATTCAGTTCACtcaaagagaagaggaggtagATGATGAGGGAATCACGATGACAGGGGACTGGCTGAGTGAAGATTCTCCCCTGCTGGCGGATATCACTGAAGCGGAATGGGTGTTGGATCGCTTGTGCGAGTCACTGGACAGGTATACCCGCTCCAGTTCTCATCAGAAACCTCGGCCGCAACCAAAACATGGCGAGGCCACAGATGCTGAACTAGATCCGCTGCGTATTGAGACAGAGCAGAGACTGCTTAATAACATAGAAGAGGAAAgtgaaagagggaggagaaaccGGGACGTCTCACCAAGCTAA
- a CDS encoding Pro-apoptotic serine protease nma-111: MRPVLFARHRVPPPRLLRIPTSPSLTTTTTTALTALPLQTTLPSSSALSRFHQLRLQSTSTSPQQQQQTFTSRHSLPVLNCSVHHQLPFHASITRTRKDTSTASHITSTATRAFSQTTGNSNSSSSSYGDASSYSANMNGTSPVARSKRKEPPQYSSDGRLAKHHRTNGDIDMSSADANTPTEDFDGHYEEEPRHVLPLAPGADTAEWQATIENVVRNVVSIRFCQTCSFDTDPALTSEATGFVVDAERGYILTNRHVVGSGPFWGYCIFDNHEEVDAYPVYRDPVHDFGILKFDPKAIKYMPVAALPLRPDLARVGIEIRVVGNDAGEKLSILSGVISRLDRNAPEYGDGYSDFNTCYYQASAAASGGSSGSPVVNKDGFAVALQAGGRADGASTDYFLPLDRPLRALKCLQEGKPITRGDIQCQFVLKPFDECRRLGLTPEWEAQVRKAFPKETNMLVAEIILPEGPSHKKLEEGDVLIKVNGKLLTQFIPLEETLDSSVGQTVKLMLLRGGEEVEVEIEVGDLHQITPDRFVSVSGGSFHNLSYQQARLYGVACKGVYVCEAGGSFRFDNNENGWIIQSIDQKETPDLDTFIEVMKGIPDKARVVITYKHLRDMHTLHTTVIYVDRHWAKKMKLAVRNDKTGLWDFSNLSDALPAVAPVPRKASFIQLENTSHPAVADLVKSFVHVSVTMPVKLDGFPKNRKWGMGLVIDAEKGLVIISRAIVPYDLCDITITIADSIVVEGKVVFLHPLQNYAVIQYDPKLVDAPVRSAKLSSEMISQGASTYFIGYNRIGRIVHTATTVTEMFAVTIPANSGAPRYRAVNVDAITVDTNLSGQCGSGVLVAQDGTVQALWLTYLGERNPSSHRDEEYHLGLATPTLLPVISQLQQGITPKLRLLSCEFRAIQMSQARIMGVSEEWIQKVSLVNTAHHQLFLVTKRTYERNEPAGDHLKEGDILLTLNNQLITKISELDVMYSHDYLDAVIVRNTKELHIKLPTVAADDAETDHAISFCGAILHRPHLAVRQQISKLFSEVYVSARTRGSPAYQYGLAPTNFVTHVNGKRTPDLKSFLDAVVGIPDNTYFRLKCMTFDSVPWVVTMKKNEHYFPTTELIKDPSEPLTGWRRITYEGGKKIEGEGHEGVGVAVLGEDQGEGGEGDVDGCC, encoded by the exons ATGCGGCCTGTGCTGTTTGCCCGTCACAGAgtgccaccaccacgcctTCTGCGCATCCCGACCTCACCATCtttgacgacaacgacgacaactgCTTTGACAGCACTACCACTACAAACAACACTACCTTCGTCTTCCGCCTTGTCGCGCTTTCACCAATTGCGTCTCCAGTCTACTTCCACGTctcctcaacagcagcagcaaacaTTCACTTCGCGCCACTCTCTGCCGGTCCTTAACTGCAGTGTCCACCACCAACTACCCTTCCACGCCTCGATCACGCGAACGAGAAAAGACACCTCAACGGCCAGCCATATTACCTCTACCGCAACACGCGCCTTTAGTCAGACGACCGGAAACAGCaacagctccagctccagctaCGGTGACGCATCTTCCTATTCCGCAAATATGAACGGCACAAGCCCCGTCGCTCGCTCCAAGCGCAAGGAGCCTCCCCAATACTCTTCAGATGGCCGCCTGGCGAAGCACCACCGAACCAACGGCGATATCGACATGTCTTCTGCCGATGCAAACACCCCGACCGAAGACTTTGACGGTCACTACGAGGAGGAACCCCGCCACGTCTTGCCTCTCGCCCCCGGCGCCGATACGGCCGAGTGGCAAGCTACCATTGAGAATGTCGTCCGGAACGTTGTCTCGATCCGATTCTGCCAGACCTGCTCCTTCGATACCGACCCGGCCCTTACAAGCGAGGCCACCGGTTTCGTTGTGGATGCCGAGAGGGG TTACATCCTGACCAATCGTCACGTCGTTGGCTCTGGTCCCTTCTGGGGATACTGCATCTTCGACAACCACGAAGAGGTCGATGCCTACCCCGTCTACCGCGATCCCGTCCACGATTTCGGCATCCTCAAGTTCGATCCCAAGGCCATCAAGTACATGCCTGTTGCCGCCCTACCACTGCGACCAGACCTCGCCCGTGTCGGCATAGAAATTCGCGTGGTGGGTAACGATGCCGGAGAGAAGCTTAGTATCCTGTCTGGTGTGATCAGCAGGTTGGATCGTAACGCTCCCGAGTACGGAGACGGTTATAGTGATTTCAACACATGCTACTACCAGGccagcgccgccgccagcggTGGTTCCTCGGGTTCTCCCGTCGTCAACAAGGACGGTTTTGCCGTGGCCCTGCAGGCTGGTGGCAGAGCCGATGGCGCCTCGACCGActacttccttcctctcgacAGGCCGCTTCGGGCGCTCAAGTGTCTCCAGGAGGGCAAGCCCATCACCCGTGGCGATATCCAGTGTCAGTTTGTGCTGAAGCCCTTTGACGAGTGTCGGAGACTGGGCCTTACCCCCGAATGGGAGGCTCAGGTCCGCAAGGCTTTCCCCAAGGAGACCAACATGCTGGTCGCCGAGATCATCCTTCCCGAGGGCCCTTCTCACAAGAAGCTTGAGGAGGGTGATGTCTTGATCAAGGTCAACGGCAAGCTTCTTACCCAGTTCATCCCTCTCGAGGAGACCCTCGACTCCAGCGTCGGCCAAACGGTCAAGCTTATGCTTCTCcgcggcggcgaggaggtCGAGGTGGAGATTGAGGTTGGCGACCTGCACCAGATCACCCCTGATCGCTTCGTGTCTGTGTCTGGCGGCAGCTTCCACAACCTTTCCTACCAGCAGGCCCGCCTTTACGGTGTCGCCTGCAAGGGTGTCTACGTCTGTGAGGCTGGTGGATCTTTCCGGTTCGACAACAACGAGAACGGCTGGATCATCCAATCCATCGATCAGAAGGAGACGCCCGACCTGGACACTTTCATCGAGGTGATGAAGGGCATTCCCGACAAGGCTCGTGTCGTCATCACGTACAAGCACCTGAGGGATATGCACACCCTACACACCACCGTTATCTACGTCGACCGGCACTGggccaagaagatgaagctgGCTGTGAGAAACGACAAGACGGGTCTCTGGGACTTTTCCAACCTCAGTGACGCCCTTCCTGCCGTCGCTCCTGTTCCCAGGAAAGCCTCCTTCATCCAACTGGAAAACACCTCTCATCCGGCTGTCGCCGACCTTGTCAAGAGTTTCGTCCACGTCAGCGTCACCATGCCCGTCAAACTAGATGGTTTCCCCAAGAACAGGAAATGGGGCATGGGTTTGGTGATTGACGCGGAGAAGGGCCTGGTGATCATTTCCCGGGCTATTGTTCCCTACGACCTGTGCGACAttaccatcaccatcgccgACTCCATCGTTGTCGAGGGCAAGGTGGTCTTCCTGCACCCACTCCAGAACTACGCCGTCATCCAATACGACCCCAAACTTGTCGACGCTCCCGTTCGTTCCGCCAAGCTGTCCAGCGAGATGATCAGCCAGGGCGCGTCCACCTACTTTATTGGATACAACCGCATTGGCCGCATTGTCCATACTGCCACCACCGTCACGGAGATGTTCGCCGTCACCATTCCCGCTAACTCCGGAGCGCCTCGATACCGCGCTGTCAATGTTGACGCCATCACTGTCGACACCAACCTTTCAGGCCAGTGCGGCAGCGGCGTGCTTGTCGCTCAAGACGGCACCGTCCAGGCCCTCTGGCTCACCTACCTCGGCGAGCGCAACCCCAGCAGCCACCGCGACGAGGAATACCACCTCGGCCTGGCCACACCCACCCTCCTGCCCGTTATCTCGCAACTCCAGCAGGGAATCACCCCCAAGCTGCGCCTGTTGAGCTGCGAGTTCCGCGCCATCCAGATGTCCCAAGCCCGTATCATGGGCGTGTCCGAGGAGTGGATCCAGAAGGTCTCCCTCGTCAACACGGCCCACCACCAGCTCTTCCTGGTAACCAAGCGCACCTACGAGCGCAACGAGCCCGCCGGCGACCACCTCAAGGAAGGCgacatcctcctcaccctcaacAACCAGCTCATCACCAAGATCTCGGAGCTCGACGTCATGTACTCGCACGACTACCTCGACGCCGTCATCGTCCGCAACACCAAGGAGCTGCACATCAAGCTGCCCACCGTcgccgccgacgacgccgaAACCGACCACGCCATCTCCTTCTGCGGCGCCATCTTGCACAGGCCGCATCTCGCTGTCAGGCAGCAGATCAGCAAGCTCTTCAGCGAGGTCTATGTGAGCGCCCGGACTCGGGGAAGCCCGGCGTATCAATATGGACTTGCCCCGACGAATTTCGTTACGCATGTTAATGGCAAGCGCACGCCCGATTTGAAGAGCTTCTTGGACGCGGTGGTGGGGATCCCTGATAATACTt ACTTCCGCTTGAAATGCATGACTTTCGACTCGGTCCCCTGGGTCGTCACCATGAAGAAGAACGAGCACTACTTCCCCACCACGGAACTGATCAAGGACCCTTCGGAGCCGCTGACGGGATGGAGGAGAATCACGTACGAAGGAGGCAAGAAGATTGAGGGTGAAGGACACGAGGGCGTGGGTGTTGCGGTGCTAGGGGAGGATCAAGGcgaaggaggggagggggatgtTGATGGGTGTTGTTAG